In Paenarthrobacter sp. GOM3, a single window of DNA contains:
- a CDS encoding DUF4177 domain-containing protein: MTKWEYATIPLIIHATKQILDQWGEDGWELVQVVGGPDGKGLVAYLKREKQ; encoded by the coding sequence ACCAAATGGGAGTACGCCACGATTCCGCTCATTATCCACGCCACGAAGCAGATCCTGGACCAGTGGGGCGAGGACGGCTGGGAGCTTGTTCAGGTCGTCGGTGGACCCGATGGCAAAGGCCTTGTTGCATACCTGAAGAGGGAGA